The Punica granatum isolate Tunisia-2019 chromosome 4, ASM765513v2, whole genome shotgun sequence sequence TGCAAGTTCTGTTGAACAGTTGTTACTCCGAGCTACAAGATCATGCAGGAGCACCGTGTTTTCTTCACATTGTCCTCCTCTGGCTTCCCTGCAGAAGAATGTCCGCCGAGTTTGAGGTTACGTACTATCAGCAAGTAGTCCTCTCCATCTGGTTATCACACTCAGAATCCCTACTTGAAATATATTTCTCAGAGAGTATACTGTGTATCTATCTCCTGCTGTTCGTTAACTCCCGTTCATGGATAAGTTTGTGAGTTGCACCTAGAAGAAATCTACCTCACTGGGTGCTTTCCAGAACGGAGGAATGGAATCGGTTACAAGGACCAATCATAAGTACTAGCATCAGTTTTGATATTACCTTTATTCTTGTCCGGTCGAAGGGGCCGCAAGACGACATGCATAGTGATGACTCCTCGGGGAAACTCACCAATCGGAAGTCTTGAATCAGCGAGTGTCCTGTTGTTCTCCAAGATCTTCCCGGCATGGATTAGCTTTACGTCATTTATCGTCCTCGGAGCACAATCTTTGTCTGATTAGAAGTGACAATGCCCGATGTCAGGACCCTATCTTGTTAActagctatatatatttataggagcgatacaaaagaaaacaaatgcTAGTAGATAATATTTCGTGGAAAAACGCCGGAAATAGAAACCATACATGTAATTTTTACGGCTTTCTTAGGGATCAACTTTTCTGTTCTTTTATTGACGTCAAAGCATTTATCGTGCAGAGCATTTGACAGGTCATTCATTCAAACAGCACAAAAAAAATCTGCAAAAGCATTGCACATAAAGAAGTACTCATCGGATGAGATGATTGAACTCCTGTCCTGAGGACAAACCTCTAGGCCATTGAGACACGACTTTTTCTTTGAGAGAAGCCACGGTCGTCCCAAGACTGTACTTCGCTGGACCGATATCGCTCCCATCTGCAAGCCGAAACTTGAGTTCGACCAAATCCTCCTCCCCTGCCAtctaatcaatcaatcaagcCTCTCActacagagacagagacagagacggAGACAGAGACAACTTCTAATCCTGAAAGAACTCTCTTTCCAAAATCAGCTCGATGTTTCAGCCAACTTCTAACTGAGCAGGAACTCTGCTCCAACTTCAAGTTCCACAACGGCCCGGATTGGTTTCGGTCACAACGAATCAAGAAGCCTGCACAAACTCCAAATTTGCAGCTACCCAGATGCACTTCTTCCGCGGAACCATGCCCTGAACAGGACCTTAACGTAACGGAGGAAATGAAGATTTCTTCAAAGAAGGAAACTTATCTGAAAAGGACTAGAAGTTCTTGCTTTCTTCCTCAAGTGGGATGGTTTGGTTAagtttcctttctttcttaccTGAATGGATGAATGAGTCTCTCAACTATCAACTGACGACAAAACAAATAATCCATTTGATAATCGGACAGTGACACCACACCGAGTTGAGCccctaaaatattaaattcttacGAAACGCACCCTGTTCTTTTCTTCATGCTTAAAAAGTTCCCATTCTTTCTTGGATTTTTCTTGGTGGTCTCCACGTCTTGCAATCcagaagttttttttttttggcttaaaaactgaaaaatgtGAAATAAATGTTGGATTTCATTTTCCATGACGTCTTTATTTTCCAAAAACAAAGACTTTTCACTATTGGATGGAGTTGTTTTACATCAGATTACAAGATATTAATCTATTTGTAATTTGCGCCATTTTCGAGATAAAAAGTGTTCGAAAATgctttatatttaaaatttgctGCAGAAAACTTACTCTATGATGTAACTCGAATTGTTTCACTTTGCAACTGAATTATGATATTCCTTTAAAGTTAAAACGGTGAAATACCGAATATTACAAGGAGCGAAACTCTAGGGGCCAAAATAACATCTGCAATTGAAGGAGGGGTGGTTGTATTAGAAATTTTCTACGTTCTTACAGATTCCCTGCTTGGAATCAGCCAAACTCATATAAAATAGTCAATTACCacttattaatttaatattctcACACAGAACCTAATTCACTTCCAGATTaacgccaaaaaaaaataatccagATTAACGTATCCTTTTCTTGGACAAGAACAAGTCAAATCTAAACCTCATCGAGGATACCAACACTATTAGCCATTTTTTATACTTCTAAAAAATAACCGTGATTACAACTGTTATGACTAATGGATTTTTCCTCTAAACTTCAACTAAGACCTCTTAATCTTTCCCCCAGTATCAATATTGATATAGTTATATGATATTTATAATCCCAACTGATACAGGCATAAACGGGAATGTCTTGTACCACGGGAATTACACCGTACAGACACATTATATTGGGTTACATACTACTCTTGATCTAATTTTCGAGACATAAATAAAAAGCCAAAGTTTAAAGATTGCTTCTAATATGGGACACTCAATAATGTCCTATGGTGGGATACTAATCCTATCCATTAGATATTTTAACATAAAATATTGGCCATTCATAATTTACGTATTTTGCTCCTTATATTGTAGTCCTTCAACTATTCATTTAGCAGTTTTGCCCATGATAATTTGTACTCGTCCCTCACTCATTCGACACATGGCCCAATCACATCGTCACACGTGTTCACATGCGAGACAAAATGTAATCGTGTAATGGCCGAAATCCGACCGTAATTAATTGGACTAATACAAAACCGATAGTCTAGTTTTTTGCAAATCCGATTTTGTCTTATTTATTCAACCGgtttgttcaattttttattggtTAATTCTATCATTTTTTAACCAATTTCTTCAGTTTTTCATTTGTTCATTCTATCGTTGTCAACTCTGATCACCATGTTTGATCATCATCTAGCAATTGATATGGAGGTTTCAACCTTTTCGATCATCAAATTGTTTCCACAAACAACTGGTTTTCGCATTTCTTTATACCTA is a genomic window containing:
- the LOC116205604 gene encoding membrane-anchored ubiquitin-fold protein 6, with the protein product MAGEEDLVELKFRLADGSDIGPAKYSLGTTVASLKEKVVSQWPRDKDCAPRTINDVKLIHAGKILENNRTLADSRLPIGEFPRGVITMHVVLRPLRPDKNKGKPEEDNVKKTRCSCMIL